The proteins below come from a single Metarhizium brunneum chromosome 1, complete sequence genomic window:
- the aphA_0 gene encoding Acid phosphatase, translating to MKSGFVLAASLRGAIALLSPRGPDAAGQIRLAYHGADGMTVSWNTFEHVKAPSVKWGLSKGKLEHTASSNVSLTYPTSTTYNNHVVISGLKPDTTYYYLPSPLPQGNHLEPYTFRTARAAGDSDAFAVAVVVDLGTMGRLGLTTSAGSSVSQNNILKPGEKNTIDSLASTKSSYDFIWHPGDIAYADYWLKLEIQGVLPNTTIPDGHTVYEAILNDLYDEMAAVTETKPYMVGPGNHEANCDNGGTTDKAKNITYDFGICSPGQTNFTGFKNHFRMPSDVSGGTGNFWYSWDNGMVHFIQLDTETDLGHGFTGPDEIGGTEKEGASPVNATMNAQATWLEADLASVDRKKTPWVVVAGHRPWYLSKKNVTGTICWPCKDVFEPLFIQYNVDLVLTGHAHVYERLAPLANGAIDPNELNNPKAPWYITNGAGGHYDGLDSFDEPRQKYSRFGLDTANATYGWSRLTFHNCSHLTHEFIASNNNSALDTATLFKDRSCGSCHGNGNGNGNGDGGAHHSGAAGSATREPTRPTKVANGNS from the coding sequence ATGAAGTCCGGCTTTGTATTGGCTGCTTCCCTGCGGGGAGCGATTGCTCTGCTGAGCCCTCGTGGCCCTGATGCCGCTGGTCAGATTCGCCTCGCATATCACGGCGCAGATGGAATGACTGTTAGTTGGAACACTTTTGAGCATGTCAAAGCACCCTCGGTGAAATGGGGCTTGTCAAAGGGTAAACTCGAACACACGGCGTCGTCCAATGTTTCTTTGACGTATCCTACATCAACCACTTACAACAACCATGTTGTGATTAGTGGATTGAAGCCGGACACGACCTATTACTATCTGCCGTCACCGTTGCCCCAAGGCAACCATCTCGAGCCGTACACCTTCAGGACTGCCCGCGCTGCAGGCGACTCCGatgcctttgccgtcgctgtTGTCGTCGATCTTGGGACAATGGGTCGCCTGGGACTCACCACGTCGGCGGGCAGCTCAGTTTCCCAGAACAACATCCTGAAGCCTGGCGAGAAGAACACGATTGATTCCCTGGCCTCCACAAAGTCGAGTTACGACTTCATCTGGCACCCCGGTGACATTGCCTACGCCGACTACTGGCTGAAACTGGAGATCCAGGGCGTGCTGCCCAACACAACCATCCCGGACGGGCACACGGTATACGAAGCTATCCTCAACGACCTTTACGACGAAATGGCCGCTGTTACCGAGACAAAACCGTACATGGTCGGGCCCGGCAATCACGAAGCCAACTGCGACAACGGCGGCACCactgacaaggccaagaacatcACGTACGACTTTGGCATCTGTTCGCCCGGGCAAACCAACTTTACCGGCTTCAAGAACCATTTCCGAATGCCCAGCGATGTATCCGGAGGCACGGGAAACTTCTGGTACAGCTGGGACAACGGCATGGTGCACTTTATCCAGCTCGACACCGAGACGGATCTCGGCCACGGCTTCACCGGCCCCGATGAGATTGGCGGCACCGAAAAGGAGGGCGCAAGCCCGGTCAACGCGACAATGAACGCGCAGGCTACCTGGCTCGAGGCTGATCTCGCATCCGTCGACCGCAAGAAGACGCCCTGGGTGGTTGTCGCCGGCCACCGCCCATGGTACCTGAGCAAGAAGAACGTCACTGGCACAATCTGCTGGCCCTGCAAGGACGTGTTTGAGCCTCTGTTCATCCAGTACAACGTCGACTTGGTCCTCACGGGGCACGCGCACGTGTATGAGCGGCTTGCGCCCCTGGCTAATGGCGCTATTGACCCCAACGAGCTGAATAACCCCAAGGCTCCGTGGTACATTACCAACGGGGCGGGCGGTCATTACGATGGTCTCGATTCGTTTGATGAGCCGAGACAAAAGTACAGCCGATTTGGACTGGATACTGCCAATGCTACCTACGGATGGAGCCGATTGACGTTTCATAACTGCTCGCACTTGACGCACGAGTTTATCGCTAGTAATAACAACTCTGCGCTGGATACGGCTACGTTATTCAAGGACCGTTCTTGTGGTTCCTGCCACGgaaatggcaatggcaatggcaatggggaTGGGGGTGCTCATCACAgtggtgctgctggttctGCGACCCGCGAGCCAACTCGACCGACAAAGGTTGCAAATGGGAACTCTTGA
- the aurR2_1 gene encoding Aurofusarin cluster transcription factor, translating into MDTQASADGLGNLIEVLKQPRVLSCAQCQHRKVKCDRCSPCSNCAKAEVLCTPSTPAPARKRRATKQDLLERVERCEALLKGYAPVVDRPQTPSSSNHVPDDPPGASFEPSSSAQELNASYITTRNDGSVRFTDSFGTVVMHEELVAIQNSIKWDDSADEGPIESIYESPYKRLPITEFKTSASDTPDTQPGPVEAMNLWEHFIERVNPLTKIVHVPTLEPYVMRAAVGMHLVPIEYQALLYSIYAMAVISMSEKECFDLLGHSRDTMLKHYGGSTKRALMKYNHRENYTMITLQTLILYLLTLEDRIHRHASWVTSGIVVRMAYSMGYHRDGECLGLGPFETEMRRRIWCQIIIQDAKNALLSGLSAAMLPIQWDTKPPLNINDADMSPSSGSPIVSREGPTEMAYVLVARLIYAYKIDCDNHIDTPTNEAILLGMSLTNDENTDRAVFGKFREQSEELRRALESYTVKYIGDGAGKVHVAATILKTTILEKLDDALSPIKEQEEWGVEIFNWKDNLFKMIILSMEYQCNAHDKMAAVGFEWYMRLQFYPDMLASLTSQLYRRPLGSLSDRGWRAVERLHGHYPELFDMSQRQQLMQAQFTLKAWEARKIAVAQRGGSLETPAYIVQLGQALSEMEAQKAGKPIDWNALWTDLQPFGDELNSFMGEEFVQMSDGPSARGHGLV; encoded by the exons ATGGACACGCAGGCATCAGCAGATGGGTTGGGCAATTTGATCGAAGTCTTGAAACAGCCTCGGGTACTATCCTGCGCTCAGTGTCAACATCGCAAGGTAAAATGCGATCGCTGCAGCCCATGTTCCAACTGCGCCAAG GCGGAGGTTCTCTGCACACCTAGtacgccggcgccggcgcggaAGAGACGCGCGACGAAGCAGGATCTTCTCGAGCGAGTGGAGCGATGTGAAGCCTTGCTCAAGGGATATGCGCCAGTCGTCGACAGACCGCAGACACCTAGTTCGAGCAACCATGTGCCAGACGATCCGCCCGGCGCCTCTTTTGAACCCAGCTCGTCGGCGCAGGAACTGAACGCATCATACATCACAACAAGAAATGATGGCAGTGTCAGATTCACTGATAGTTTCGGCACTGTTGTCATGCATGAGGAG TTGGTTGCTATTCAGAATAGCATCAAGTGGGATGACTCTGCGGATGAAGGGCCCATAGAGAGCATATATGAGTCACCGTACAAGAGACTCCCGATCACCGAGTTTAAGACCTCGGCGTCCGACACACCAGACACTCAGCCCGGCCCTGTTGAAGCCATGAATCTCTGGGAGCATTTCATTGAGAGAGTTAATCCCTTGACAAAAATTGTCCATGTTCCAACTCTGGAACCGTATGTAATGAGAGCGGCGGTGGGGATGCACTTGGTCCCTATTGAGTACCAAGCGCTCCTCTATTCGATATATGCGATGGCTGTGATATCCATGTCAGAGAAAGAGTGTTTTGACTTGCTAGGACACAGCCGCGATACCATGCTGAAACACTATGGTGGCAGTACCAAGAGGGCACTGATGAAGTATAATCATAGGGAGAATTACACAATGATCACCCTTCAAACATTGATACTGTATTTG TTAACCCTCGAGGACAGAATTCACAGACACGCTTCCTGGGTCACCAGCGGTATCGTAGTAAGGATGGCGTACTCCATGGGCTATCACCGCGACGGAGAATGCCTTGGACTGGGTCCATTCGAAACCGAAATGCGTCGCAGAATTTGGTGTCAGATCATTATCCAGGATGCTAAGAATGCTCTCTTGTCTGGACTCAGTGCCGCTATGCTCCCCATCCAATGGGATACAAAGCCGCCCTTGAATATAAACGACGCTGACATGAGCCCCAGTAGCGGCTCTCCAATAGTATCTCGCGAGGGGCCGACTGAAATGGCATATGTCCTCGTTGCGCGATTGATTTACGCGTACAAGATTGACTGTGACAACCATATAGACACGCCTACCAACGAAGCAATCTTACTGGGGATGAGCTTGACAAACGATGAAAATACCGACCGAGCTGTGTTTGGAAAGTTTCGGGAACAATCCGAGGAACTAAGGCGAGCGCTAGAGAGCTACACGGTAAAGTATATCGGCGACGGGGCTGGAAAAGTCCACGTGGCGGCTACCATTTTGAAGACAACCATTCTGGAGAAACTCGACGATGCGCTCAGCCCAATAAAGGAGCAAGAAGAATGGGGAGTCGAGATCTTTAACTGGAAAGACAACCTGTTCAAGATGATTATACTGAGCATGGAATACCAATGTAATGCGCATGATAAAATGGCAGCTGTCGGGTTCGAATGGTATATGAGGCTGCAATTCTACCCCGATATGCTCGCTTCCTTGACCAGCCAGCTGTACCGGCGCCCCCTGGGATCTCTCTCTGACCGTGGCTGGCGGGCTGTGGAAAGGCTCCATGGGCATTACCCCGAGTTATTTGACATGAGCCAAAGACAGCAACTTATGCAGGCGCAGTTCACGCTCAAAGCTTGGGAGGCCCGGAAGATAGCGGTGGCTCAACGAGGGGGTAGCTTGGAAACGCCTGCATATATTGTGCAACTTGGACAGGCGCTGTCAGAGATGGAGGCTCAAAAGGCCGGGAAGCCGATAGACTGGAACGCACTATGGACTGATTTGCAGCCTTTCGGGGATGAGCTGAATTCGTTTATGGGCGAAGAATTTGTACAGATGAGCGACGGCCCGAGTGCTCGTGGCCATGGATTAGTTTAA
- the ctr4 gene encoding Copper transport protein, whose product MDHGSHGGGDDGSSCKISMLWNWYTIDACFLTPNWHITTQGMFAATCIGVILLVMLVEFFRRLGKEYDAFLMRQFQRESARRYVDGTSFGPHVITFRATVLQQLTRSVLHALTFGSAYIVMLLAMYFNGYVIICIFIGAGLGKFVCDWLEVKMDVDGGKEDKQIRGIEEPSVCCG is encoded by the exons atggaccacggcagccatggcggcggcgacgatggctCGTCGTGCAAAATATCG ATGCTCTGGAACTGGTACACCATAGACGCCTGCTTCCTCACGCCCAACTGGCACATCACGACGCAGGGCATGTTCGCGGCCACGTGCATCGGCGTCATCCTGCTCGTCATGCTCGTCGAGTTCttccgccgcctcggcaAAGAATACGACGCCTTCCTCATGCGCCAGTTCCAGCGCGAATCGGCTCGCCGATACGTCGACGGCACCAGTTTCGGGCCGCACGTCATTACGTTCCGCGCGACGGTCCTCCAGCAACTGACGAGGTCGGTCCTGCACGCCTTGACCTTTGGCAGCGCCTACATCGTCATGCTGCTCGCCATGTACTTCAACGGCTATGTGATTATCTGCATCTTTATCGGCGCGGGGCTGGGCAAGTTTGTGTGTGACTGGTTGGAGGTGAAGATGGATGTGGACGGCGGAAAGGAGGACAAGCAGATTCGCGGCATAGAGGAGCCGAGCGTCTGCTGCGGATGA
- the est_0 gene encoding Esterase: MNPPFTTAEKVLLLIRLIFLTPWTLLIYILCAVSISLHRGLPLWPFIRCACLKVVLRTFTGRQIQYLSPTTRQTYTTWVRQKLSKSRRDASVQARLKIEIDPLTDERSSILWVGDCRKAKKVVLFFHGGGYVVPLLPGHLEWCWRTYVSVGIENGVETAVAVLEYTLCPEALYPVQLRQAVAALARLLDHGICPRDIIVGGDSAGGNLAAQLISHLCEAVPLIPTIVLDEPLAGMFLVSPRLSNKTTDESFVQNGWIDMISAETVAKSNMYYLGLSAVTDCPAKSQMAAFPIDRDLAYMRRMPLVVKTVYLTAGNEEVLRDQVIRYASEVRRANPSFELRLDLQERMAHDFILLEGQNRTTGRCMLAMRQWYKGLLTEKGSVG; this comes from the exons ATGAATCCGCCGTTTACCACCGCCGAAAAGGTTCTGTTGCTCATCCGCCTCATCTTCTTGA CACCATGGACTCTATTAATATACATCTTGTGCGCCGTTTCCATTTCGCTGCATAGGGGTCTTCCACTGTGGCCCTTTATTCGCTGTGCCTGTCTCAAAGTCGTCTTGCGGACGTTTACAGGCCGCCAGATCCAATACCTGTCACCGACTACAAGACAGACCTACACCACCTGGGTTCGGCAAAAGTTGTCAAAATCTCGCAGGGACGCATCTGTCCAAGCGCGACTAAAGATCGAAATTGACCCCCTCACGGACGAGAGGTCGTCTATTCTTTGGGTTGGAGACTGCCGGAAAGCCAAAAAGGTTGTGCTCTTCTTCCACGGAGGAGGATACGTAgtgccgttgctgccagGACATCTTGAGTGGTGCTGGCGCACATATGTCAGCGTCGGGATAGAGAATGGTGTTGAGACAGCCGTTGCGGTGCTCGAGTATACCCTTTGTCCGGAAGCGCTGTATCCCGTGCAGCTGCGTCAGGCCGTCGCAGCACTCGCTCGTCTCCTCGATCACGGTATTTGTCCTAGGGACATTATCGTTGGGGGGGACTCTGCAGGTGGGAATCTTGCAGCTCAGCTGATAAGCCATCTGTGCGAAGCGGTTCCTCTTATCCCGACCATTGTGCTTGATGAACCGCTGGCCGGAATGTTCTTGGTGTCTCCGCGACTGAGTAACAAGACGACTGATGAGTCGTTTGTACAAAACGGCTGGATCGACATGATTTCTGCTGAGACTGTGGCAAAATCAAACATGTACTACTTGGGTCTTAGTGCTGTTACTGATTGTCCCGCCAAGTCGCAAATGGCTGCGTTTCCAATTGACCGAGACTTGGCGTATATGCGTCGGATGCCGCTGGTTGTGAAGACGGTGTACCTCACGGCGGGAAACGAGGAGGTTCTGCGGGACCAAGTGATACGATATGCATCAGAGGTTCGGCGGGCAAACCCTAGTTTCGAACTAAGGCTGGACCTTCAGGAACGGATGGCACATGACTTTATTCTCCTCGAAGGCCAGAATAGGACGACGGGGAGATGCATGCTGGCTATGCGACAGTGGTACAAGGGGCTACTCACTGAAAAAGGATCTGTAGGATAA
- the nicC gene encoding 6-hydroxynicotinate 3-monooxygenase encodes MRKAIIIGGGPAGLSAALRLQQITDVTSTVYELRPEPTTLGGAVGLLPNGLRLFHRLGVYDDLLARGSSHSMVNLRSLKGDIITTQDIVGRVREQNGGIGYLRIKRIDLLQVLLKAAEKANIPIHYGKKIIEIEESEHEVKVTFSDGTTDTGDLLLGCDGIHSAVRKLYVDPKHAIEYTGFSGLFALLPISALPEGSADELKGINATFTTEGVFLTMSCSAKDDEALWAFSKEVPLPKTGDTRDGWEVKREEEIAGFKNDLLDLISDAKGEWGNIMRAMVQETSVVRFYPVYRLASGGKWYKGRCLLLGDAAHAMAPHAGQGVSMAAEDVFMIARLLENPDRSLEDAFAAFDRIRRPRVNEITMQATKNSEVRRRSSEWGLWLKETAIWAYFWVSRLVGYNSLANTERQLLYDVDEAEI; translated from the exons ATGAGAAAA GCAATTATAATTGGAGGTGGACCAGCTGGTCTATCCGCTGCTTTGCGGTTGCAACAAATCACAGATGTCACCTCGACCGTGTACGAATTACGTCCTGAGCCCACCACTCTCGGGGGAGCTGTCGGGCTATTACCCAACGGCCTCCGCTTATTTCACAGACTTGGTGTATACGATGATCTCTTAGCACGCGGTAGCAGTCATTCAATGGTAAATCTACGATCTCTAAAAGGTGATATCATCACCACGCAGGACATTGTCGGCAGAGTTCGTGAGCAGAACGGGGGAATTGGCTACCTGCGTATCAAGCGCATTGATCTTCTTCAAGTCCTGCTCAAAGCTGCAGAAAAGGCAAATATCCCAATACACTACGGGAAAAAGATTATTGAGATTGAAGAGAGCGAGCACGAGGTCAAGGTCACGTTCTCAGATGGAACCACAGACACGGGCGACCTCCTACTCGGATGCGATGGAATCCACTCCGCTGTTCGAAAACTATACGTCGACCCCAAGCATGCCATCGAATACACTGGATTTTCCGGTTTGTTTGCGCTGCTTCCGATATCTGCACTGCCAGAAGGCTCGGCGGACGAGCTCAAGGGCATCAACGCTACATTCACAACGGAAGGCGTCTTTCTCACCATGTCTTGCTCTGCAAAGGACGACGAAGCGCTCTGGGCGTTCTCCAAAGAGGTTCCTCTGCCCAAAACGGGAGACACAAGAGACGGGTGGGAAGTCAAGCGTGAAGAAGAAATCGCCGGCTTCAAGAATGACCTGTTGGACCTGATAAGTGACGCCAAAGGAGAGTGGGGAAACATCATGAGAGCCATGGTACAGGAGACCTCGGTCGTGAGATTCTATCCCGTATACAGGCTAGCCTCGGGAGGGAAATGGTACAAAGGTCGGTGTCTTCTTTTGGGAGACGCCGCTCATGCCATGGCCCCTCATGCTGGTCAGGGTGTCTCCATGGCCGCAGAAGATGTATTCATGATCGCAAGGTTGCTAGAGAACCCTGACAGATCTCTCGAAGATGCATTCGCAGCATTTGACAGGATCCGGCGTCCTCGAGTGAACGAAATTACGATGCAGGCGACAAAAAACTCAGAGGTGCGGAGAAGGTCGAGCGAATGGGGGCTGTGGTTGAAAGAAACCGCTATTTGGGCCTATTTCTGGGTTTCCAGATTGGTGGGGTACAATTCTTTGGCCAATACAGAGAGACAATTGCTCTACGATGTGGATGAAGCCGAGATCTGA
- the FRE6 gene encoding Ferric reductase transmembrane component 6 — protein sequence MLEPRHIQNHSDASDTQAHWGYPDRVVPCKNDAGSCAYLDVVYLAHDLGMLYMGILWATIFGVIFLWVLLRRASRPAVQGTLQTSKSDQGALSKLRKTTAVASRRFLLRDANHFLFGRTTRFQVVVLALLSGYLFIWSFLGITYNTWVTPVKNMPGVYNTRTSLGPWSDRVGVIAYALTPLSILLSSRESLLSVLTGVPYQSFNFLHRWLGYIIVIQSLLHTIGWLIIQLNLYQPQPKVSLEWIVQPYIIWGIVAMILLLIMFILCTPWGIRATGYEFFRKAHYVLAMVYIGACWAHWNKLECFLVPAFILWGVDRGARFVRTGLLHYHPTSSAYAGFKPAQALITRFPDPEHGEIIRLDLENEQDAWKIGQHYYLCFTESSIWQSHPFTPLNAPVVEKGLVKHSYILRAKSGETKKLAELAAKKLATSQHETVATPVLLTGGYGEDLLEKIDRDTNIICVAGGTGIAFVLPVLLHLARTRSPSDRRIELIWAMRHSRNADWVKDEMAVLRNAQKELNLTISLFATRDAAGSGKESHQPKDADIVSSSSDDICPCDEKTTCPPGISVDKIGDGADDESRHPDLSRMVGAFVEGTVAGRTVVFASGPGGIITDLRSIVAGLNVPGKVWRRDDRFDVELVCDDRLEW from the coding sequence ATGCTGGAACCGCGACATATTCAGAATCACTCCGATGCCAGTGACACCCAGGCCCATTGGGGGTATCCCGATCGCGTAGTCCCTTGCAAGAATGATGCCGGGTCGTGCGCCTATCTGGACGTCGTGTACCTTGCCCATGATCTGGGCATGTTGTACATGGGGATCCTGTGGGCGACGATATTTggcgtcatcttcctctggGTGTTGCTGAGGAGAGCCAGCCGACCGGCCGTTCAAGGGACGCTGCAAACTTCAAAATCGGACCAGGGCGCCTTGAGCAAATTACGGAAAACGACGGCCGTGGCCTCGAGGCGATTCTTGCTACGCGACGCAAATCACTTTCTGTTTGGTCGCACCACGCGCTTCCAGGTGGTCGTGTTGGCTCTCCTGTCCGGATACCTCTTCATATGGAGCTTCCTGGGCATCACGTACAACACATGGGTCACGCCCGTCAAGAACATGCCCGGGGTGTACAACACGCGAACGAGTTTGGGCCCTTGGTCCGATCGAGTGGGAGTAATCGCCTACGCACTCACGCCGCTGTCCATCCTGCTCAGCAGCAGAGAATCGCTGCTCTCCGTCCTGACGGGCGTGCCGTACCAGAGTTTCAACTTTCTACACAGGTGGCTAGGCTACATCATTGTCATCCAGTCTCTTCTTCACACTATTGGATGGCTCATCATCCAGTTGAATCTGTACCAGCCCCAGCCCAAAGTGAGTCTGGAGTGGATCGTGCAGCCATACATCATCTggggcatcgtggccatgattcTGCTTCTCATCATGTTCATCCTCTGCACGCCGTGGGGGATCCGAGCCACGGGATATGAATTCTTCCGCAAGGCGCACTacgtcttggccatggtatACATTGGCGCATGCTGGGCACACTGGAACAAGCTGGAGTGCTTCCTGGTCCCGGCCTTTATTCTATGGGGTGTTGACCGAGGCGCGAGATTCGTGAGGACCGGCCTGTTGCACTACCACCCTACTTCATCGGCGTACGCGGGATTCAAGCCAGCCCAAGCGTTGATTACGCGATTTCCCGACCCGGAACACGGTGAGATTATAAGGCTGGACCTGGAGAACGAGCAGGATGCGTGGAAGATTGGCCAGCACTACTATCTGTGCTTTACCGAGTCAAGCATCTGGCAGTCTCACCCGTTTACGCCTCTGAATGCACCCGTCGTAGAGAAGGGCCTGGTGAAGCACTCGTACATTCTGAGAGCAAAATCCGGCGAAACCAAGAAActggccgagctggccgcAAAGAAGCtcgccaccagccagcacGAGACCGTTGCCACCCCTGTGCTTCTCACGGGCGGCTACGGGGAAGACCTCCTCGAGAAGATTGACCGAGATACAAACATCATCTGCGTCGCtggcggcacaggcatcgCCTTTGTCCTCCCCGTCCTGCTGCATCTAGCGCGTACCAGATCGCCATCGGATCGTAGAATCGAGCTCATCTGGGCGATGCGACACTCCCGCAACGCAGATTGGGTCAAGGACGAAATGGCTGTTTTGCGCAACGCCCAGAAGGAGTTGAACCTCACAATCTCGCTCTTTGCCACAAGAGACGCTGCTGGCAGCGGCAAAGAGAGCCACCAACCAAAAGATGCGGACATTGTCTCGTCCTCATCAGACGACATTTGCCCGTGCGACGAGAAAACAACTTGTCCGCCGGGGATTTCTGTGGACAAAATCGGCGACGGGGCGGATGATGAGAGTCGACATCCGGATCTGAGCAGGATGGTTGGTGCGTTTGTGGAGGGCACCGTCGCAGGTAGGACAGTCGTCTTTGCGAGCGGGCCCGGAGGCATCATTACAGATCTGAGAAGCATAGTTGCCGGCTTGAATGTTCCCGGGAAGGTATGGAGGCGGGACGACAGGTTTGATGTCGAGTTGGTTTGCGACGACAGATTAGAATGGTAG